The DNA sequence AGACTCGGGTTCAGTGATTCATACGGGTCCTGGAAAATCATCTGAGTCTTCATCCTGAAATCACGAGTCTCGCGTCTGGACATCCTGTTTATGTCCCTGCCTTCGTACATTATGCTGCCGCTATCCACATCGAGCAGCTTGAGCATAGCAAGGCCCACTGTTGTTTTTCCGCTGCCGCTCTCGCCGACCAGGCCGAGAAACTCACCGCGTTTAACACCGATAGTAACCTTGTCCATGGCTCTGGTGAGTGACTGCTTGCTGCGAGTCAGGCCGGAACCGCCCCTGAAATCCTTGGTGACTTTCCTCAGTGCAATAATTTCGTCTTCCATCTGTCACTTCACGTCCTCAAGCTTAAAACAGGCCGCCTTGTGTCCCGGCTCAAGCATCTTCAGCTGCGGTTCTTCAATGTGGCATCTTTCAAATGCAAAGGGGCACCTGGGTGCGAATGAGCAACCAACTATTGTCTGCTTTAGATCCGGGGGCGAACCTGGTATGCCGTTTAGCCTCTTCTTCTCCCCCTTCAGCGTAGGCGAAGCACTCATCAGCGCGGCTGTATAAGGGTGCCTGGGGCGGTTGCATACCTCAGATACCGGTCCGGACTCAACTATCTTGCCGGCATACATCACGTATATCAGGTCGGCAAGGCTGCCAATAACTGCAATGTCATGCGTTATGAACACGATAGAGACACCCAGCCTGTCGCGCAGTCCCTTAAGCTGATCCATTATCTGCTTCTGGACAACAACATCCAGGGCAGTAGTGGGTTCATCCGCTATGATTAGCTTCGGAGAGCATGTCAGGGCTATGGCAATTGCAACACGCTGCTTCATCCCGCCGCTGAGCTGGTGCGGATATGAACGTTTTGTGCTTGGATCCATGCCGGCCATTGACAGGTACTTGTCGACGTTCGTACGGGCTTCCTCTTCAGGGAAATCATGGTCTATCATCACGTCAATAATCTGATCTTCCACTCTCATCACAGGGTTAAGAGAGTTCATCGAACCCTGGAATATCATGGAAACTTCCTTCCATCTGTACCGGCGCAGCTTCCCGCCCTGAAGTTCCATTACTGAGACGGGTCCTTCCCCGTTGTCGTATCCATAGTAGAGCAGCTTCCCGCCCACAATCTCGCCAGGAGGCATTATCAGCTTGAGGAAAGTCATCGCTAGCGTGGATTTGCCGCAACCGCTTTCACCCACAAGACCGATAATCTCCCCCTTCCGGATATCCATGGAAACTGACCTCACTGCATTGATCCTGCCAGCCCTGGTACGATAGTTTATCTGCATATCCTGAAGTTCCATCAACAGCTCTCTAGCCATCTTTCTTCACCTCCTCGTTTTATTTGTCATTGCGGAAACTGCATTAGAAAGGAAATTTGCTCCTACGGCAAGGACAAGAATGCCGAAGCCCGGAGGCAGCAGCCACCACCAGGCATCGTACACTATTCCATCCTGAGCCTCGAACCAGTAAAGCATTGTTCCCCAGTTGACAGATTTCAGATCCCCGAGGCCGAAGAATGCAAGGCCCGCCTGCGCCACCACCGCACCGACGACCAGGAAGATGACATTGATGAATATCAGTGGGAGGAGATTGGGTATTATGTCTCTCCATATGATGCGCATGCTGCCTAGCCCTGACAGCTTTGACGCCATGATGTATGGCCTCTGCTTGAGCGTCAGTGTCTGAGATCTTATGACTCTTGAAAGGAATGGCCAGCTGAGGATCGACAGGATGATTATTGTCGAAGTGACCGTAGGCGGGAAATATGCTGAGAGTATGACGAGCAGCGGGAAACCAGGTATGATGAGCAGCACGTCAACGAACCTCATTAGTGCATCATCCACTATGCTCCCGAAATAGCCGGCCACTACACCTACCAGGGTACCGAGTGCTGCAGCAGAGACAGCAATTATGAACCCCACGTACAGAGAGGTAGCAGTCCCAACAAGGAACCAGCTCAATACGTCCTCGCCGATGTAGTCAGTACCAAAAGGATGGGCGCTGGAAGGAGGCTGCCAGGCGGTGAAGCTCGTATTGAACGGGCTGTATGGAGCGACGAATGGGCCTATGATGCCTATCCCTATTATGATCAGCAGCATGGTCAATCCCGCTTTTGCTCTCCAGTCCTTTATCAATTCATGGAAGCTATCCCATGCCCTTCCAAGCGCCGCTTCAGCGCTGCGCCTGGTAGCGCTTGAGAAAAACCGCCGCTGTCCATTTGCGCTCATTTCAGCGTCACCCTCGGGTCAAGGAATGCATATATTAGATCGACGGCAAAATTGGCAAATATGACTGATAGCGTGATTATCAGGAATATTCCCTGTATTAGCGGGAAGTCGAAATTCGTCACAGCCTGGTAGAGCTGATAACCAATGCCGGGGTATGAGAAAATTTCCTCGACAATGAAGGCACCGCCGACAATGTAACCGATGGAGAGCGCAACTGAAGTGGATACGGGGAGGATAGCATTTCTCGTCACATACCTCTTCCGTATTCTTTCAACCCTCAGACCCTTTGCCATCGCCATCAGCATATAGTCCTCTCCAAGAACATTCACAATTGTATTCCGCATCAGCAATGCATAGCCTGGGTATGTGGTGATCACCAGTGTCATCAGCGGCAGTGCAAGGTGATGCAGAACGCTCAAGATGAAAGGCAGGTTGGCTCCAGGAGTGACGCTGGTCGAGTACGCGAGTGCAACTGGAAACAGGTGGACGCCGTCTACGGTAATAACTACTGCAAGGAAAAGCTGTAGAAGCAGGGCAAGCCAGAAATATGGCAGGGATGAAAGCGTGATCGCAAAAGTCGAAAGAAACGACTCCTGGCGGGTGCCGCTCTTCCAGCCGATGTAAGAGCCGTAGAAGACGCCTATCAGCACCGATATCACCGTAGCGCTCCCAAGCAGAAAGATAGTCCAAGGCAGACTCTGAGCAATTATGCTGCTCACTGATTCAGGGTAATTATAGAATGAATAGCCGAAATTGAGATGGGCTACCTGAACCAGATAAATCTGATACTGCTGCAGCAATGAACCATGCAGATCCAGCTGACTTTCGATTAGTTTCAGATCCTGAGGCTTGAGATGCGATCCGTATTTATCGAAAAGAATGGTCAGAGCTATATTGCCAGGAATGAGCCTGGGCAGCAGGAAATTCAGCGTCAGCGCTATGAAAATGGTGACGACCATATAGGCAATCCTTCTGGCCAGATACCTCAAGGTAATCAATTCATCACCTTCGGCGAAAAGAGAAAAATTGAAAGGGTTTTGGGTTCGTCTCTTGCTGCTGCGGTTTTTTCAGGCCCGAGTGAAGCGGGAACTTCACTCGTCCTTCTTCCGCTTTCTGGACCTACTGTAGACAAGTGCCACACCCGCGATGATGACTACCACTATAATCGCGCCGGCTACGTAGTATATGGTGGACGATACCGGTGTCGTTGGTGCACTTGTTACTGCCTTCATAGAAAGCAGGTTGAGCGGGTTCAGTAGCCCGTGCGTCGGGTTAATTCCAGTGACCTTCTGACTGTTGTAGGCGTAGTAGCTGCCAATGTCTCCAATCAGGACTCCAGGAACCTGGCTGGCAATTATCGTCTGCGCCTGTTTCAGGTAGGTCAGTTCCTGTGCTACATTGGTCGATACAGCAGACTGGTTGAGCAGCGAGTTGACAGTCGAGTTGCTCCAGTGCAGTGTGTATGCATCCCAGAAGGAGTTCGGGGAGTACACATTCCAGAGGATGAAGTACGGATCTGAGAATGGAGATGTCTCACCATAGTAGCTGATTGAAGTGCTCTGTGCAGAGCCGTTCGACTGGAACATGTCTGTGCCCCATGTTGAGAACGGCACTATCGATTCAGTGACCTGGAATCCGACGGCATACAGGTCATTCTCTATGAATGTAGCAGCAGCCATCCAGTCTGAAACGGGCGGATCAACAATATTCAGCTTGACTGTTGTGTTGTTGGAGTAAGCCCAGAATCCGTTCTGGAGGTGCAGGCCCGCTTTAATGAACATCTGCTTTGCGTTGTAGACACTGTAGTTGTAATACGGCAGACCAGCCGCCCACCAGCTCTGATTTACCCAGGACTCGCCACCGAACGAACCCCTGCCACCAAGACCGTCTTCAGCCTTGTTCATTATCTGCGATTTGTTGAGTGCATAAGCAATGCCAATTCTGAAGTATGTGTTGTTGAAGGGCGCCTTTGCATCGTTCGACCAAAGATAGTATGCATTTGGACCCTTCTGTATGACATTTTTGATGTGTGGTGTCGCGTTGAGCGCGAAGTAGTCGCTGACGGCCGGAATCTCAGATGTTAGGTCACCGGCCTTGAAGGACAGTGTCATCGATGAAGATGATTTGTACGGAACGATTACCAGGTTGGGTATGTGGGCTGTGCCCTTCCAGAAGTGTGTGTTGGCAACGAAGGTGATCGAAGAAGCTGTGGCTTTGGTAAGCGTATAAACGCCGGCAGAGATCTGGTGGCCGATATTCAGGTTGTCGTAATTGCCAAGACTTGAGATGTTGCTGACAAGGGTGTGCCAGGCATACGGAACAATTGGCTGTATGCCGATGTACCTGAGCTCCATCACGAATGCTGTATTGAAGCTGAACTGCACGGTGTAAGTGCTCAGTGCGGTGACGTTTGTCAGGTACGCGTCTATGCCGTAAGTGTCAAGGGAACTGTTGGCCATCAGTGCATGGAAGGTATAGACAACATCCTGTGCTGTGATGTGTCCAACAACGCTGCTTCCGTTGACCCATTCCGCGTTCTGATTCAGGTTGAATGTGAGAGTCTTCCCTCCATTCGTCATCGAATAGTTTGTAGCAAGCCATGGAATCTGCTGTCCTGTGGACAGTTCAAGCATCAGACTGTCCTGGTACATCAGGCTGGCAACGTCCCCCGGAAGTCCGGAGGCTGTCAGCGGATTGAGATCCGACAGGGGTGCGGATGTCGCTGTTCCCCAGTAGTATGTAGCACCGGATGATTGTGCGCGGGCTACGGGAATC is a window from the Candidatus Sysuiplasma acidicola genome containing:
- a CDS encoding ABC transporter ATP-binding protein; translated protein: MARELLMELQDMQINYRTRAGRINAVRSVSMDIRKGEIIGLVGESGCGKSTLAMTFLKLIMPPGEIVGGKLLYYGYDNGEGPVSVMELQGGKLRRYRWKEVSMIFQGSMNSLNPVMRVEDQIIDVMIDHDFPEEEARTNVDKYLSMAGMDPSTKRSYPHQLSGGMKQRVAIAIALTCSPKLIIADEPTTALDVVVQKQIMDQLKGLRDRLGVSIVFITHDIAVIGSLADLIYVMYAGKIVESGPVSEVCNRPRHPYTAALMSASPTLKGEKKRLNGIPGSPPDLKQTIVGCSFAPRCPFAFERCHIEEPQLKMLEPGHKAACFKLEDVK
- a CDS encoding ABC transporter permease, which encodes MSANGQRRFFSSATRRSAEAALGRAWDSFHELIKDWRAKAGLTMLLIIIGIGIIGPFVAPYSPFNTSFTAWQPPSSAHPFGTDYIGEDVLSWFLVGTATSLYVGFIIAVSAAALGTLVGVVAGYFGSIVDDALMRFVDVLLIIPGFPLLVILSAYFPPTVTSTIIILSILSWPFLSRVIRSQTLTLKQRPYIMASKLSGLGSMRIIWRDIIPNLLPLIFINVIFLVVGAVVAQAGLAFFGLGDLKSVNWGTMLYWFEAQDGIVYDAWWWLLPPGFGILVLAVGANFLSNAVSAMTNKTRR
- a CDS encoding ABC transporter permease produces the protein MITLRYLARRIAYMVVTIFIALTLNFLLPRLIPGNIALTILFDKYGSHLKPQDLKLIESQLDLHGSLLQQYQIYLVQVAHLNFGYSFYNYPESVSSIIAQSLPWTIFLLGSATVISVLIGVFYGSYIGWKSGTRQESFLSTFAITLSSLPYFWLALLLQLFLAVVITVDGVHLFPVALAYSTSVTPGANLPFILSVLHHLALPLMTLVITTYPGYALLMRNTIVNVLGEDYMLMAMAKGLRVERIRKRYVTRNAILPVSTSVALSIGYIVGGAFIVEEIFSYPGIGYQLYQAVTNFDFPLIQGIFLIITLSVIFANFAVDLIYAFLDPRVTLK